A stretch of the Channa argus isolate prfri chromosome 9, Channa argus male v1.0, whole genome shotgun sequence genome encodes the following:
- the LOC137132756 gene encoding vang-like protein 1, which produces MDTESTHSGYSYHSSRSGRSNRHGDRSRDRHKASSSKDSSRSERSVVINPPDTPSQDSPIHNGEPLPGEPTPAADHEDEAQDDNWGETTTAVTGTSELSVSQEEVVGLGKGIQDRTVGFRRYLPLAVGLCVGLLVLATPLVFLLLPALMWPERLQACGAACEGLFLSISFKLLILLVAIWALFLRPGRVNLPRVCVYRAFLITLTLLLTMSYWLFYGVRILDAQDEEYHGIVQFAVSLVDSQLFVHYLAVVLLELRQLQPCYSMCVIRSTDGETRHYNIGQLSIQRAALSILENYYRDFPLHNPALLSASKQRAAKHLAGLKVYNVDAPENTAGAQPSNGNQSRAMVTAAAKRKDNAHNELYYEEADYERRVRKRRARLVVAVEEAFTHVRRMKKEDERANPSDIMDVREAALAIFPSMARALQKYLRTTRRQHCHSMESIQKHLAFCLVNNMSPKAFLEAYLAPGPTLQYAPERWMADQWTLVSEASVTSGIKEGTEFLLRCLDFNLAVTVKSIPYIRLTEEYIDPKSHKFVLLLQSETSV; this is translated from the exons ATGGACACTGAGTCGACCCACTCGGGCTACTCCTATCACTCCAGCCGCTCCGGGAGATCAAACCGACATGG GGATCGAAGCCGTGACCGGCACAAGGCCAGCAGCAGTAAAGACAGCAGTCGATCAGAGAGGTCCGTCGTCATTAACCCTCCTGACACACCATCCCAGGACTCCCCCATTCACAATGGAGAGCCGCTGCCTGGAGAACCCACACCAGCAGCAGATCACGAAGATGAAGCGCAG GATGATAACTGGGGAGAAACCACCACGGCAGTGACAGGCACTTCAGAGCTGAGTGTTTCCCAGGAGGAAGTGGTTGGCCTGGGAAAGGGAATTCAGGACCGGACTGTCGGCTTTCGCCGCTATCTCCCACTGGCTGTGGGCTTGTGTGTTGGGCTGCTGGTGCTGGCTACACCACTGGTGTTTTTGCTTCTACCGGCACTAATGTGGCCCGAAAGGTTGCAGGCTTGTGGCGCAGCCTGTGAAGGTCTCTTCCTCTCCATATCCTTCAAGCTCCTCATTCTTTTAGTTGCCATTTGGGCCTTGTTTCTCCGACCTGGCCGCGTCAACCTgcccagagtgtgtgtgtaccgTGCCTTCCTCATCACACTCACACTCCTGCTCACTATGTCTTACTGGCTCTTCTATGGGGTCAGAATCCTCGATGCACAG GATGAGGAATACCATGGCATTGTCCAGTTTGCCGTGTCCTTAGTTGACTCCCAGCTGTTCGTCCACTACCTTGCTGTGGTGCTGCTGGAGCTCCGTCAACTCCAGCCCTGCTACAGCATGTGTGTTATCCGCTCCACAGATGGAGAGACACGTCACTACAACATAGGACAGCTCAG CATTCAGAGAGCTGCTCTGTCCATTTTGGAGAATTACTACAGAGACTTTCCACTCCATAACCCAGCACTTCTCTCTGCCTCGAAGCAAAGGGCTGCCAAACACCTGGCCGGGTTAAAGGTCTACAATGTAGATG CCCCTGAGAACACAGCAGGAGCTCAGCCTAGTAATGGAAATCAGTCACGGGCGATGGTCACAGCTGCTGCCAAACGCAAAGACAATGCACACAATGAGCTGTACTACGAAGAAGCCGACTACGAGAGAAGAGTTCGCAAACGTAGAGCCAG GCTCGTGGTGGCTGTAGAGGAGGCGTTCACTCATGTGCGGCGGATGAAGAAAGAAGATGAGCGCGCAAACCCCTCTGACATTATGGATGTGCGTGAGGCAGCCCTGGCCATATTTCCCTCCATGGCCCGTGCCCTGCAGAAGTACCTCCGCACCACCAGGCGGCAGCACTGCCACAGCATGGAGAGCATCCAGAAGCACCTGGCTTTCTGCCTAGTCAATAACATGAGCCCTAAG GCCTTCCTTGAGGCCTATCTAGCCCCCGGTCCCACCCTGCAGTACGCCCCTGAGCGCTGGATGGCTGATCAGTGGACTTTGGTCAGTGAGGCTTCTGTTACCAGTGGCATAAAAGAGGGGACAGAGTTTCTGCTGAGGTGTCTTGATTTTAACTTAGCTGTCACTGTCAAGAGCATCCCTTACATCCGGCTGACTGAAGAGTACATCGACCCCAAGTCTCATAAGTTTGTACTACTGCTCCAATCAGAAACTTCAGTTTAA
- the LOC137133584 gene encoding helix-loop-helix protein 2-like, translating into MMLSPGQPETLPLGQTGTETFLDPLNMECRSVPAELEDGEERARCVRVPALSREEKRRRRRATAKYRSAHATRERIRVVAFNVAFAELRKLLPTLPPDKKLSKIEILRLAICYISYLNHVLDV; encoded by the coding sequence ATGATGCTCAGTCCTGGCCAACCCGAGACCCTGCCCTTGGGACAAACTGGCACGGAAACCTTTCTGGACCCTTTAAATATGGAGTGCAGGTCCGTGCCGGCCGAGCTagaggatggagaggagaggGCACGTTGCGTGCGCGTTCCCGCCCtcagcagagaggaaaagaggaggaggagacgcGCCACAGCCAAATACCGATCTGCGCACGCAACCAGGGAGCGTATCCGAGTGGTAGCCTTCAACGTGGCCTTTGCTGAGCTGAGGAAACTGCTCCCAACGCTGCCGCCAGACAAAAAGTTGTCCAAGATTGAGATCCTACGACTGGCAATTTGTTATATCTCCTACCTCAACCATGTCTTGGATGTTTAG